A window of the Leucothrix mucor DSM 2157 genome harbors these coding sequences:
- a CDS encoding sugar phosphorylase — MTDLTPAVQKRIRNRLNMLYTKEQSDELLNSLKQRLEHYHDALAKTHFKPSWDEKDVVLISYGDSIKQKDEKYALRCLKTFADDWLTDLFSVIHLLPIFPYTSDDGFSVADYRSIRSDLGSWEDVNKLGDNFELMFDFVLNHCSRVSLYFADFRGDREPYQDFFIYEDPDGDWSKVVRPRSTPLLTEIPTHDGLRHVWTTFSADQVDLNYRNPKVLLEMLDILLFYLTQGSRITRLDAIAFLWKEEGTNCLHLPQTHEVVKLMRDIVEAVCPGAILLTETNVPHEENISYFGDGDEAQMVYQFSLPPLLLHAIHSGNTEYLYDWLKNLTPPPEGCTYFNFTASHDGIGVRPLEGLLPDDVLKQLLDDMRAGGAYVSTRRNTEGKDVPYEINVTYYDSFRNPGHQSAPWQVARFLLSQTVALSLRGVPGIYLHSLLGTPNDHKRVEVTGMTRAINRHQWDMDELSALLEVPESSTSILMNEYSRRIKVRRDQPAFHPDAEQLVLDLDDHLLGIMRVGENGQKIVALYNFTKTFRTVNGAFLRALLGSDVDQWIDLLSTYPLTQENGELKLKPYACHWLTTA, encoded by the coding sequence GTGACCGACCTAACACCGGCAGTACAGAAACGCATCCGTAACCGACTCAACATGCTCTACACCAAAGAGCAGTCAGACGAACTCCTTAACAGCCTGAAACAACGCCTTGAGCACTACCACGATGCACTGGCAAAAACCCACTTCAAGCCCAGCTGGGATGAAAAAGATGTGGTCCTCATCAGCTACGGCGACAGCATTAAACAAAAAGATGAAAAGTACGCCCTGCGCTGCTTAAAAACTTTTGCTGATGACTGGCTGACGGATTTATTCAGCGTTATTCACTTGTTACCAATCTTCCCTTACACCTCCGATGATGGCTTTTCCGTGGCGGATTACCGCTCGATTCGCTCCGATTTAGGCAGCTGGGAGGATGTGAATAAGTTGGGGGATAACTTCGAACTGATGTTCGACTTTGTACTCAACCACTGCTCTCGCGTGAGCCTCTACTTTGCTGATTTCCGTGGTGACCGCGAGCCCTATCAGGACTTCTTTATCTATGAAGACCCCGATGGTGACTGGTCAAAAGTGGTTCGTCCGCGGAGTACACCGCTGCTCACTGAAATCCCGACCCATGATGGTTTACGCCATGTATGGACTACCTTCAGCGCCGATCAGGTGGATTTAAACTACCGCAATCCTAAAGTGTTGCTGGAGATGCTGGATATCCTGCTGTTTTATCTCACGCAAGGATCACGCATCACGCGTTTAGACGCGATTGCCTTCTTATGGAAGGAAGAAGGCACTAATTGCCTACATTTACCGCAAACGCATGAAGTGGTAAAACTCATGCGAGATATTGTGGAAGCGGTGTGCCCTGGCGCTATTTTGCTGACGGAAACCAATGTGCCGCATGAAGAAAACATCAGCTACTTTGGTGATGGCGATGAAGCGCAGATGGTGTATCAGTTCAGCTTGCCGCCGCTGCTGCTGCACGCGATTCACAGTGGCAATACCGAATATTTATATGACTGGTTGAAGAATTTAACGCCACCACCAGAGGGCTGTACATACTTCAACTTTACCGCCTCGCACGATGGCATTGGTGTACGCCCGCTGGAAGGTTTGCTGCCAGATGACGTGTTAAAGCAGTTGCTGGATGATATGCGCGCCGGTGGTGCTTATGTCTCGACCCGCCGCAATACCGAAGGTAAAGACGTACCGTACGAGATCAACGTGACCTACTATGACTCCTTCCGGAATCCCGGCCATCAGTCAGCGCCTTGGCAGGTTGCGCGGTTCTTATTGTCACAAACCGTGGCCTTGTCGTTACGCGGTGTTCCGGGGATTTATCTGCACTCCTTATTAGGCACGCCAAATGATCATAAACGGGTGGAAGTTACCGGTATGACGCGGGCAATCAATCGCCATCAGTGGGATATGGATGAGCTATCGGCGCTATTGGAAGTGCCAGAAAGTAGCACCTCAATCTTGATGAATGAGTACTCCCGACGTATTAAGGTCCGCCGTGATCAGCCTGCATTCCACCCTGATGCCGAGCAGTTGGTGTTAGATCTGGATGATCATTTACTTGGCATTATGCGAGTGGGTGAAAATGGTCAGAAGATTGTGGCGCTGTATAACTTCACCAAGACATTCCGCACGGTTAACGGCGCATTTTTACGCGCACTATTGGGTTCGGATGTGGATCAGTGGATTGACCTGTTGAGCACGTATCCACTGACTCAGGAAAACGGCGAGCTGAAACTCAAGCCTTATGCTTGTCATTGGCTGACCACGGCTTAG